One Gimesia sp. DNA segment encodes these proteins:
- a CDS encoding DUF3488 and transglutaminase-like domain-containing protein: protein MNLTLIFQISVYCLIALSSFMFMLAEGGLFPQLFTIPLGLITLFFTDRWNKFSMSPLWANILGLLAFLLVCGEFFSDIEGRLLAGAHFLVYLTWIILLQKKGDTQYWWLFALGFLQIAVGAVLTESGYYGILLVVYLFLAFWTLTVFSIYRTDKTFSSQQAPTPLPRTAVATSTTSPFHRQSHVQDGIQSDQTRKWITAEFIWSSIGCSISALIISMCFFLLIPRLWVNRSFFNNETLEAEKRPLVGFAEKVQLGEMGEILESSERVLELTVYDNQTEEPIPVMEFVRILGMDEPLFRGAVLSTYDNGSWSRLRRHSNWRLLNSQELEIKDLYRQEMVMESIGTNVLFVLQPIVGMDMLSKTENTLNLDTLEIRQTHPPEVDGNTKYNVFTAKDLDQNILMNQLDNEEVYLNLPRKDLRRLIQYTKKLIADHPELKTNLAKAKFLESHLRDSGEFSYTLNMSIVDPEIDPVEDFLFNRKSGHCEYYASTLALMLRAIDIPTRVISGFKGGDSSYLSNQFEVQQRYAHSWVEAFLDGKWITMDATPSLERAEMVAQSAPSLGSWKGMSKFFSQFWSDYVIGVSFQRQKATFYDPLLRAGKKIGNRLLDIRTTTVSMFQSVKKFLSSPRRWFSWEGAAAVFIIAGLFFALKWFCQVMIRLIRKLLARNQDQESKMRSAQIAFYERFQKLLASKGLIRKQTETQQEFSHHVKVDLKQELTQAQLSEYPEEISRLYYQVRYGNHPLEPEQSAEIDQKLTTLESALLEQKEGSTVPK from the coding sequence GTGAATTTAACTCTCATTTTTCAGATCAGTGTCTACTGCCTCATCGCGTTGTCCAGCTTCATGTTTATGCTGGCCGAAGGGGGCCTGTTTCCACAGCTGTTCACAATTCCTCTTGGGTTAATCACCCTGTTTTTTACTGATCGCTGGAACAAATTCAGCATGAGTCCGCTCTGGGCGAACATTCTGGGGCTCCTGGCGTTTTTGCTGGTGTGTGGCGAATTCTTTTCTGATATCGAAGGCCGTCTGCTGGCGGGGGCGCATTTCCTGGTCTACCTGACCTGGATCATCCTGCTGCAGAAAAAAGGGGACACCCAGTACTGGTGGCTGTTTGCACTGGGATTTCTGCAGATCGCCGTCGGGGCGGTGTTGACCGAATCCGGTTACTATGGAATTCTGCTGGTCGTCTATCTGTTTCTTGCTTTCTGGACGCTCACCGTCTTCTCGATTTATCGCACTGATAAAACCTTTTCCAGTCAGCAGGCACCGACTCCCCTGCCGCGTACCGCGGTCGCTACGAGTACGACCTCCCCGTTTCACCGGCAAAGTCACGTACAGGACGGCATTCAGTCAGATCAGACACGTAAATGGATCACGGCAGAATTTATCTGGTCGTCCATAGGCTGCTCCATCAGTGCACTGATCATTTCCATGTGTTTCTTCCTGTTGATTCCGCGACTGTGGGTCAATCGTTCCTTCTTTAACAATGAGACTCTCGAAGCCGAAAAGCGTCCACTGGTGGGATTCGCTGAGAAAGTACAGCTCGGTGAAATGGGAGAAATCCTGGAAAGCTCTGAGCGGGTACTGGAACTGACGGTTTACGACAACCAGACCGAGGAGCCGATTCCCGTTATGGAATTCGTCAGAATTCTGGGTATGGACGAGCCGCTGTTTCGCGGTGCGGTTCTTTCGACCTACGACAACGGCAGCTGGAGTCGGCTGCGCCGTCACTCCAACTGGCGGTTACTGAATTCGCAGGAACTGGAAATCAAAGACCTTTACCGGCAGGAAATGGTAATGGAGTCGATCGGGACCAATGTTCTGTTCGTACTGCAACCGATCGTGGGCATGGACATGCTCAGTAAAACCGAAAATACATTGAATCTTGATACGCTGGAGATCCGTCAGACCCACCCCCCTGAGGTGGATGGGAATACCAAATACAATGTCTTCACCGCCAAGGATCTGGATCAGAACATCCTGATGAACCAGCTCGATAATGAAGAGGTCTACCTGAACTTGCCCCGCAAAGATTTAAGGCGGCTGATTCAGTACACAAAAAAACTGATCGCCGATCATCCCGAGCTGAAGACGAATCTGGCTAAGGCAAAGTTTCTGGAATCCCATTTACGCGATTCCGGAGAATTCAGCTATACACTCAACATGTCGATCGTGGATCCGGAAATCGATCCCGTGGAAGACTTCCTGTTTAATCGCAAATCAGGACATTGTGAATATTACGCATCAACACTGGCACTGATGCTACGTGCGATTGATATTCCCACGCGAGTAATCAGTGGTTTCAAAGGGGGAGATTCCAGTTATCTCTCAAACCAGTTTGAGGTGCAACAGCGTTACGCCCATTCGTGGGTCGAAGCGTTTCTGGACGGGAAATGGATCACCATGGACGCCACTCCCAGCCTGGAACGGGCAGAGATGGTTGCCCAAAGTGCGCCCTCCCTGGGAAGCTGGAAGGGGATGTCGAAGTTCTTCAGCCAGTTCTGGTCTGATTATGTGATTGGAGTCTCTTTTCAACGGCAGAAAGCGACCTTCTACGACCCCCTGCTTCGGGCTGGTAAGAAAATCGGAAACCGTCTGCTCGATATCCGGACGACGACCGTCAGTATGTTTCAGTCCGTCAAGAAGTTCCTCTCCTCCCCCCGTCGCTGGTTCAGCTGGGAAGGTGCGGCCGCCGTATTCATTATCGCCGGTCTGTTCTTTGCTCTGAAATGGTTCTGCCAGGTCATGATTCGTCTGATCCGTAAATTACTGGCCAGGAACCAGGACCAGGAAAGTAAAATGCGTTCTGCCCAGATTGCATTTTACGAACGGTTCCAGAAACTGCTGGCCAGTAAAGGCTTGATTCGTAAACAGACAGAGACTCAGCAGGAATTCTCTCATCACGTGAAAGTAGACCTGAAGCAGGAACTGACTCAGGCGCAACTCAGCGAATATCCGGAAGAAATCTCCCGACTCTATTACCAGGTCCGCTACGGAAATCATCCCCTGGAACCGGAGCAGTCAGCGGAGATCGACCAGAAGCTGACGACACTCGAATCAGCATTGCTGGAACAGAAAGAGGGGTCCACCGTTCCGAAGTAG
- a CDS encoding ABC transporter permease — protein MQQKSDTDQNNVTAPKKVKKSPSFWAETWQRFKHRKMAMIALIYIGFLCMVAVFAPAIAGTKPIICKYKGHIYFPAMGYFRREWENPIFYKDRFRNRYPENLKAKDPDSWAIWPLVYQDPYRRVYDDEWKGMPGNPTQDNGKPSLRNWFGTDQRGVDVFAQMVHGTTIALSVGFVSMGIAGVIGIIVGALAGFYGKGIDMVLSRVIEVVMCIPTLILILAIIAIIDAPTIWHMMAIIGCTGWTGIARLARAEFMKLRESDFVLAAKTTGVGQFRIIFRYILPNSLAPVLVPITFGIAAAILIESGLSFLGFGAPPPNPSWGTLLNMGRQNLQMWWLIFFPGMAIFMAVLAYNLIGEGLQEASDPRLRDA, from the coding sequence ATGCAACAGAAATCTGACACTGACCAGAATAATGTCACCGCACCGAAGAAGGTCAAAAAGTCACCCAGTTTCTGGGCTGAGACCTGGCAGCGTTTCAAGCATCGCAAAATGGCGATGATCGCTCTGATCTACATCGGCTTTCTCTGCATGGTGGCTGTCTTTGCGCCTGCGATTGCCGGGACCAAACCAATCATCTGTAAATACAAAGGTCACATTTACTTTCCCGCGATGGGCTATTTCCGCCGCGAATGGGAAAACCCGATCTTCTACAAAGACCGCTTTCGCAACCGCTACCCTGAAAACCTGAAAGCGAAAGATCCTGACAGCTGGGCGATCTGGCCACTGGTCTATCAGGATCCTTATCGCCGCGTGTATGACGACGAATGGAAGGGAATGCCGGGAAATCCAACCCAGGACAACGGAAAACCCAGTTTGCGTAACTGGTTTGGTACCGACCAACGGGGTGTGGATGTCTTCGCGCAGATGGTACACGGAACCACAATCGCTTTGTCGGTGGGGTTCGTCTCGATGGGTATTGCGGGAGTCATAGGAATCATTGTCGGCGCACTGGCTGGTTTTTATGGAAAAGGCATCGACATGGTGCTCAGCCGGGTCATCGAGGTTGTGATGTGCATTCCGACATTGATCCTGATTCTGGCGATCATTGCTATCATCGATGCGCCCACTATCTGGCATATGATGGCCATTATTGGCTGTACCGGCTGGACTGGTATCGCCCGTCTGGCACGCGCTGAATTCATGAAGCTGCGAGAAAGCGATTTCGTTCTGGCCGCGAAGACCACCGGGGTTGGACAGTTTCGCATCATCTTTCGCTACATTCTGCCCAACTCGCTGGCACCGGTTCTGGTTCCCATCACCTTTGGAATTGCCGCCGCCATTTTGATTGAAAGCGGATTGAGCTTCCTGGGCTTCGGAGCACCTCCCCCAAATCCCAGCTGGGGAACACTGCTGAATATGGGGCGGCAGAACCTGCAGATGTGGTGGTTAATCTTCTTCCCGGGGATGGCGATCTTTATGGCCGTGCTGGCATATAACCTGATCGGCGAAGGATTGCAGGAAGCTTCAGATCCCCGACTGCGGGATGCCTGA
- a CDS encoding ABC transporter permease, which yields MFSYLVRRLLIGLVTLTLITFIIFGLIRNMPGTPLSTAMAMIDPGKELSEADRERMEKAYGLDKPWPQAYVLWVSNVCRLDLGRSISRKQPVTRLISERIGPTLILSVSSLLLTYLLAIPMGLYSSARQGYLDERSIGTILYMLYSFPSFVAALFLQIYLANKLGWLPLYGMKSDNYSSMSTIQQVWDIFLHAIMPIICYTYGSLAYYSRFIRANMHEVLRQDYIRTARAKGLGPVNVLVRHAFRNTFIPLVTLIGLTLPSLLGGSVIIERIFSWPGMGQLYFESILERDYPTIMGLTLMFSILTLAGQLMADIFYAMADPRVKISDH from the coding sequence ATGTTCAGTTACCTCGTGCGAAGGCTCCTCATCGGGTTAGTCACACTCACGCTGATTACATTTATCATCTTCGGTCTGATTCGTAACATGCCGGGAACGCCGCTCTCAACTGCCATGGCGATGATCGACCCTGGCAAGGAATTGAGTGAGGCAGACCGTGAGCGAATGGAAAAAGCCTACGGGCTGGATAAGCCCTGGCCGCAGGCGTATGTCTTGTGGGTGAGTAATGTCTGCCGTCTCGATCTGGGGCGTTCCATTTCCCGCAAGCAGCCTGTGACCCGTCTCATCAGCGAACGGATCGGGCCGACACTGATTCTCTCGGTAAGTTCACTGCTGTTAACCTATCTGCTGGCCATTCCGATGGGCCTGTATTCCTCGGCGCGTCAGGGTTATCTTGACGAACGAAGCATCGGCACGATTCTGTACATGCTGTATTCGTTCCCCAGTTTCGTAGCGGCTCTGTTCCTGCAGATCTATCTGGCCAATAAACTGGGCTGGCTGCCTCTGTATGGCATGAAGAGCGATAACTACAGCTCGATGTCGACGATCCAGCAGGTCTGGGATATCTTCCTGCACGCCATCATGCCGATTATCTGCTACACCTATGGTAGCCTGGCGTATTACAGCCGGTTCATTCGGGCGAATATGCACGAAGTGCTGAGACAGGACTACATCCGCACGGCTCGAGCCAAGGGCCTGGGGCCCGTGAATGTTCTCGTCAGACATGCTTTCCGTAATACATTTATTCCGCTGGTGACTCTCATTGGACTGACACTTCCCTCGCTGCTGGGAGGCTCAGTAATTATCGAGCGGATCTTCAGCTGGCCCGGCATGGGACAGCTTTATTTTGAATCCATTCTGGAACGGGATTACCCGACAATCATGGGTTTGACACTGATGTTTTCGATCCTGACTCTGGCAGGACAACTTATGGCCGACATCTTCTACGCGATGGCTGACCCCCGGGTCAAAATCTCTGATCACTGA
- a CDS encoding peptide-binding protein: MYYSSTLNRLLLTILLSFFLTGCPGPAPETPEEAVKSEPLLEPFDAPSLAELDEKVEWEDQPVLDSLELMRERQSKEKPLVSVEEALKLKNDTQENNEKILRALGRLPENDEQVDWGATINRHVGADMKSTNPIMGSSAVEFEVGSLTGFGLFSFDWNFRPFAVADTVVSWQTSKDKKYDKVVMRDDLTWSDGEPITAHDIVFSFKTIMNPDVPVPAVRSGTDQIRWIEAYDDQTLVFFHKEALPTNVWNLNFPIIPKHIYSKELDSDPTLQDSEYHVKYENSPVTGGPYEYEKRVRGQEILLKRREGWYMQDGKQVRSRPYFERVRLRIIEDPNTALLALKNGEIDEMALNPELWKTQTDGKDFYDVCTKASGLEWVYFYFGWNCETLFFQDKKVRTAMSYAFNHQEMLDELCYGLYQPCTGIFHETAWMSPKPMTKPFHQDLKKAEQLLDEAGWIDHDGDGIRDKEFDGKTIPFRFSIMTANRPLSLSICTLLKENLDQIGIICEVKATEFTVMQDKARKHQFQAMFGGWGTGTDPDTGMNLWKTGEGRNYGQYSNPKVDKLFEEGRREFDKDKRAKIYGEIHKILYEDQPYTWLYYRNSFYGFNKDLRGYVFSPRGPYGYGPGFGSLWKPVEK; the protein is encoded by the coding sequence ATGTACTACTCATCCACGCTGAATCGATTGCTTTTGACTATTTTACTCAGCTTCTTCCTGACGGGTTGCCCCGGACCTGCTCCCGAAACCCCAGAAGAAGCTGTGAAATCAGAGCCTCTGCTCGAGCCATTCGATGCCCCGTCACTGGCGGAACTGGATGAAAAAGTAGAATGGGAAGATCAGCCGGTGCTGGACAGTCTCGAGCTGATGCGTGAGCGACAGAGTAAGGAAAAACCTCTGGTCTCAGTAGAAGAAGCTCTGAAACTGAAAAATGACACCCAGGAAAACAATGAAAAGATTCTGAGGGCCCTGGGACGCCTGCCCGAAAATGACGAACAGGTTGACTGGGGAGCGACCATCAATCGCCACGTGGGCGCAGACATGAAAAGCACCAACCCCATCATGGGCAGCTCTGCGGTTGAATTCGAAGTGGGCTCCTTAACCGGGTTTGGCCTGTTTAGTTTCGACTGGAACTTTCGCCCCTTTGCTGTAGCTGACACTGTCGTCTCCTGGCAGACCAGTAAAGATAAAAAGTACGACAAAGTCGTCATGCGGGACGACCTGACCTGGTCAGACGGCGAACCGATTACCGCGCACGACATCGTCTTTTCCTTCAAGACAATCATGAATCCGGATGTGCCGGTGCCTGCCGTTCGTTCGGGGACTGACCAGATCCGCTGGATCGAAGCTTACGACGATCAGACATTGGTCTTCTTTCACAAAGAAGCACTGCCGACCAACGTCTGGAATCTGAACTTCCCGATTATTCCGAAACATATCTATTCCAAAGAACTGGATAGCGATCCCACGCTGCAGGACAGCGAATACCACGTCAAATACGAGAACAGCCCGGTCACTGGCGGTCCTTACGAATACGAAAAACGGGTTCGCGGCCAGGAGATCCTGCTCAAACGCCGGGAAGGCTGGTACATGCAGGATGGCAAACAGGTTCGCAGTCGGCCTTACTTCGAACGGGTTCGCCTGCGAATTATTGAAGACCCCAATACGGCACTGCTCGCTCTGAAGAATGGCGAAATCGACGAAATGGCTCTGAATCCCGAACTCTGGAAAACCCAGACGGATGGGAAAGATTTCTATGATGTCTGCACCAAAGCCAGTGGACTGGAATGGGTCTACTTCTATTTTGGCTGGAACTGCGAAACACTGTTCTTCCAAGATAAGAAAGTCCGAACCGCGATGTCCTATGCGTTCAATCATCAGGAAATGCTGGATGAACTCTGCTACGGACTCTATCAGCCCTGTACCGGTATTTTTCATGAAACGGCCTGGATGTCGCCCAAGCCGATGACGAAACCGTTCCACCAGGACCTGAAGAAGGCAGAACAATTACTGGATGAAGCTGGCTGGATCGACCATGACGGCGACGGAATCCGCGATAAAGAATTCGACGGAAAAACGATTCCGTTCCGCTTCAGTATTATGACGGCCAACCGACCGCTGTCACTTTCCATCTGTACGCTCCTCAAGGAGAACCTCGACCAGATCGGGATTATCTGCGAGGTCAAAGCGACGGAATTCACTGTGATGCAGGATAAAGCCCGCAAACATCAGTTCCAGGCCATGTTTGGCGGCTGGGGAACCGGCACCGACCCTGATACCGGCATGAACCTCTGGAAAACAGGAGAAGGCCGTAACTACGGACAGTATTCTAATCCGAAAGTCGACAAACTGTTCGAAGAGGGGCGTCGGGAATTTGATAAGGACAAGCGTGCAAAAATCTATGGAGAAATCCATAAGATTCTCTACGAAGATCAGCCTTACACCTGGCTCTACTACCGCAACTCCTTCTACGGCTTCAATAAAGACCTGAGAGGCTATGTCTTCAGCCCCCGTGGTCCTTATGGGTACGGTCCCGGTTTCGGCAGTCTCTGGAAACCGGTCGAGAAATAG
- a CDS encoding CAP domain-containing protein, which produces MFASLMCLLLIQPAFSEEKEKKEGEHDWLIKHPTIQRLLELHNQERARNGMPALTLNTKMCLQAQEHATWMADTGYYQHSNLPWPEIIFQGPTSAAAAVNGWIASPAHHSIMLTGSQVGFGYMIRNGQHYWVGVFK; this is translated from the coding sequence GTGTTTGCAAGTCTAATGTGCCTGCTGTTGATTCAGCCGGCTTTTTCTGAGGAGAAAGAAAAGAAAGAGGGAGAGCATGACTGGTTGATCAAACATCCTACCATTCAGCGACTGCTCGAACTTCACAACCAGGAACGTGCCCGTAACGGTATGCCTGCCCTGACACTGAATACCAAAATGTGCCTGCAAGCTCAGGAACATGCCACCTGGATGGCTGATACCGGATACTATCAGCACAGCAACCTTCCCTGGCCGGAAATCATCTTCCAGGGACCGACCTCAGCAGCAGCTGCCGTCAATGGCTGGATTGCATCGCCTGCACATCATTCGATCATGCTGACCGGATCGCAGGTGGGTTTCGGATATATGATCCGCAATGGACAACACTACTGGGTGGGAGTTTTCAAATAG
- a CDS encoding ABC transporter ATP-binding protein codes for MTESTALLDIQGLKTYFHTNRGVVKAVEDLTIHIEKGKTLGLVGESGSGKSVTSLSIMKLLPDTAAKIDGGSISFLGKDLVKLPDPEMRKIRGREISMIFQEPGTSLNPVFRVGKQVMEAIMLHQKVSQAEAKQRTIELFHEVGILEPERRFSSYPHEMSGGQKQRVMIAMALSCNPELLIADEPTTALDVTIQAQILNLIRKLRDERGMSVLFITHDLGVIAEIADDVAVMFRGKLVEYKPVMEIFENAEHPYTKGLLACRPALDTSFKRLPTVSDFMDFEETSPGEYRIEEKKFDESRFLELTTHGRPRLLHPRSELESMGYQWDTVQNLPESEYVQDGEKPILSLDDLHVHYPIKSGVLRRTVDHVRAVDGISLNIYRGQTLGLVGESGCGKTTTGKAIVGLAPVSHGKILLEGNDLAHMSRSGRKPFRRKVQIIFQDPYSSLNPRMMISTIITESMIAHNLGSSKQDRRDRAAALLEEVGLTVDYLDRYPHEFSGGQRQRISIARALAVEPEFIICDESVSALDVSVQAQVLNLLKDLQEQHHLTYIFISHDLSVVKFMSDMMAVMNQGKLVELGPSELIYQAPQQDYTKRLIESVPTDDLAQIRLRVEHRKKQNS; via the coding sequence ATGACAGAGTCAACCGCTTTGCTCGATATCCAGGGGCTTAAGACCTACTTTCACACCAATCGTGGCGTAGTCAAAGCTGTCGAAGATCTGACCATTCATATTGAAAAGGGGAAAACACTGGGGCTGGTGGGAGAATCGGGGTCCGGCAAGTCGGTGACTTCGCTGTCGATCATGAAACTGCTCCCCGATACCGCTGCGAAAATTGATGGCGGTTCAATTTCCTTCCTGGGAAAAGATCTGGTCAAGCTCCCCGATCCCGAGATGCGCAAGATTCGCGGCCGTGAAATCAGCATGATTTTCCAGGAACCGGGCACTTCTTTGAATCCGGTTTTCCGGGTTGGCAAGCAGGTGATGGAAGCCATCATGTTGCACCAGAAGGTCAGTCAGGCTGAGGCAAAACAGCGGACCATCGAACTGTTTCACGAAGTCGGAATCCTGGAACCGGAGCGACGTTTTTCGAGTTATCCACACGAAATGTCAGGCGGTCAGAAACAACGCGTGATGATCGCGATGGCCTTGAGTTGTAACCCGGAACTGTTGATTGCCGACGAACCCACGACCGCCCTCGACGTGACGATTCAGGCACAGATTCTGAATTTGATTCGTAAACTGCGGGATGAGCGGGGCATGTCGGTACTGTTCATCACCCACGATCTGGGAGTGATCGCGGAAATCGCCGACGATGTGGCCGTCATGTTTCGTGGGAAACTGGTGGAATACAAACCGGTGATGGAGATCTTTGAAAATGCAGAGCATCCCTATACCAAAGGGTTGCTTGCCTGTCGTCCGGCACTCGATACTTCCTTTAAGCGGTTGCCTACCGTTTCTGACTTTATGGATTTCGAAGAAACCTCACCCGGCGAATACCGGATTGAGGAAAAAAAGTTCGATGAAAGCCGCTTTCTCGAGTTGACGACTCACGGTCGTCCCCGCCTGCTGCATCCGCGGAGCGAACTGGAATCGATGGGTTACCAGTGGGACACGGTGCAGAATCTTCCCGAATCAGAATATGTCCAGGACGGCGAGAAACCGATTTTAAGTCTCGATGATTTGCACGTGCATTACCCGATCAAAAGCGGTGTCCTGCGTCGCACAGTCGACCATGTGCGTGCCGTCGATGGCATCTCATTGAATATCTATCGTGGGCAGACACTGGGACTGGTAGGCGAGTCCGGTTGTGGAAAAACGACAACAGGCAAAGCCATTGTCGGCCTGGCACCTGTTTCGCATGGGAAAATTCTGCTCGAGGGGAATGATCTGGCGCACATGAGTCGTTCGGGCAGAAAACCGTTTCGACGTAAAGTGCAGATCATTTTTCAGGACCCCTACAGTTCACTCAACCCCCGCATGATGATCTCGACGATCATTACCGAATCGATGATCGCGCACAATCTGGGAAGCTCCAAACAGGACCGGCGCGATCGTGCTGCTGCACTGCTGGAAGAGGTCGGGTTAACGGTTGATTATCTGGATCGCTATCCGCATGAATTCTCCGGCGGTCAGCGTCAGCGCATCTCGATTGCCCGGGCATTGGCGGTCGAGCCAGAGTTCATTATCTGTGATGAATCTGTTTCGGCTCTCGATGTTTCCGTGCAGGCGCAGGTGCTGAATCTGCTCAAAGATCTACAGGAACAGCATCACCTGACTTACATTTTTATCAGCCACGATTTGAGTGTGGTGAAATTCATGTCAGACATGATGGCAGTGATGAATCAGGGAAAACTCGTCGAACTGGGCCCCTCAGAACTGATTTATCAGGCCCCGCAGCAGGACTATACAAAACGTCTCATCGAATCAGTGCCTACTGATGACTTGGCGCAAATCCGGCTCCGAGTTGAACATAGAAAAAAGCAGAATTCGTAG
- a CDS encoding glycosylase, translating into MKRTLTVIFSVLFFQALIVSLRVQTLSAEEITFPDELTKFVPYQHNPIFEAQGPGHWDVKIRERGWIMPEGDLYHLWFTGYDGSREGLKKLGYAWSYDGIHWTRSPCNPLYEKHWVEDMMVLKYDGTYHMFAEGKNDIAQHLVSTDAVNWKRVGALDVRLSNGKPIPEGPYGTPVVWHENAQWYLFYERRDAGIWLAISPDMKVWTNVNNDQPVMVPGPAKYDQKMIAMNQLIKHRGTYYMVFHGTAAARKPSLWTTNLAASKDLLHWVKYPGNPLTKPEANQSSGLLIPDGERFRFYTMHGQVDLHLPENSKSD; encoded by the coding sequence ATGAAACGCACTCTGACTGTAATCTTTTCTGTCCTGTTCTTTCAAGCCCTGATCGTTTCTCTGCGGGTGCAGACACTCAGTGCAGAAGAGATCACATTTCCCGATGAACTCACAAAATTCGTCCCTTATCAGCACAATCCAATCTTCGAGGCCCAGGGGCCGGGACACTGGGATGTCAAAATTCGTGAACGTGGGTGGATCATGCCGGAGGGGGATCTGTATCACCTCTGGTTTACGGGTTATGACGGCAGCCGCGAGGGGCTGAAAAAGCTGGGCTATGCCTGGTCCTATGATGGAATCCACTGGACCCGCTCCCCCTGTAATCCGCTTTACGAGAAACATTGGGTTGAAGATATGATGGTCCTCAAATATGACGGGACCTATCACATGTTCGCGGAAGGCAAGAACGACATTGCCCAGCACCTGGTATCTACTGACGCTGTGAACTGGAAGCGGGTCGGCGCTCTGGACGTTCGACTGAGTAACGGAAAACCGATTCCGGAGGGGCCCTATGGAACCCCTGTTGTCTGGCATGAAAACGCTCAATGGTACCTGTTTTATGAGCGACGGGACGCCGGCATCTGGCTGGCGATTTCTCCCGACATGAAAGTCTGGACCAATGTGAACAACGATCAGCCGGTGATGGTGCCTGGCCCGGCCAAATACGATCAGAAAATGATCGCCATGAATCAGTTGATTAAGCATCGTGGCACCTATTACATGGTGTTCCACGGGACAGCGGCGGCCAGAAAACCCTCTCTCTGGACGACAAATCTGGCGGCTTCCAAAGATCTGCTACACTGGGTCAAATATCCGGGGAATCCCCTCACTAAGCCGGAAGCGAATCAGTCCAGTGGACTCTTAATTCCGGACGGAGAGCGTTTTCGCTTCTACACGATGCATGGTCAGGTTGATCTGCACCTGCCCGAAAATTCAAAATCGGACTGA